The Paenibacillus thermoaerophilus DNA window TAGTTCGGAATCTGCGGCTCCTCGTGAAGGTTGGCTCCGATCCCGTGTCCGACATACTCGCGTACAACGGAGAAACCGGCACTTTCGATCACCTTCTGGATCGCGTGCGAGATCGTATACAAGCGAACGTTGGGTTTCGCCTGCTCCAAGCCCGCATACAACGATGCTTCTGTCACTTCCAGCAGCTTTCGGTGTACATCGGAGATCTCACCCACTGCGTACGTCCAGGCGGAATCGCCATGATACCCTTGATACTGGGCGCCGATGTCAATACTGATGATGTCGCCTTCGTTTAGTTTGCGGTTGCCCGGGATGCCGTGCACCAGCTCTTCGTTGACCGAAGCGCAGATGCTTGCGGGAAAACCGTTGTAGCCTTTGAATGAGGGGATTGCGCCTTGGCTAAGGATATACTTCTCGGCAATGGCGTCCAGTTCTCGGGTCGTGATGCCGGGCTGTATCGCATCCTTCAGCAGCCGGTGAGTGTCCGCCACAATCCGTCCTGCTTCCCTCATCAAGCGGAGTTCCGCTTCGGACTTGCATATGATCATTCGGCTTGACCTCGCAATAACGAGCAGATTTCCGCCGTAACGGCTGAGATCGGCTGATCCCCGTTCACATCGCGCAAGAGGTCTTTGTTCCGGTAATACTCCAGCAGCGGCGCGGTTTTCGTCGCATACTCGTTCAGCCGCGTTCCGACTTTCTCCTCCGTGTCATCCGGCCGCTGATACAGTTCGCCGCCGCACTTGTCGCACACATCCGCTTTGGCCGGCGGATTGAATTGGACATGGTACGTGGCGCCGCAGGATTTGCAGACGCGACGGCCGACGATCCGCTCCAGCAGGAGATCGAGATCCACCGCCAGATTAATGACGTGATCGATCCGGCGGCCGGATTGCTCCAGCAGAGCGTCCAACGCTTCCGCCTGGGCGATGGTGCGCGGAAAACCGTCGAGCAGGAATCCCGATTTGCAATCGTCATGGCTCAGTCGTTCGCGAACGATGCCGATGGTGATTTCATCCGGGACCAGTTCGCCTTTGTCCATGAAAACTTTCGCTTTCTGGCCCATCGGCGTCCCTTGGCTCACAGCCAGCCGGAATGCGTCGCCGGTCGAGATGTGCGGAATGCGGAACTCGTTGACGATCTCCGCCGCTTGCGTTCCTTTGCCTGCCCCCGGAGGACCCATGAATAAGATGTTCACTGTTCGTACCTCCCGGCTTCGGGCTTTCCGCCCGGAACGGTTGATCCGGAGTCACGGCTTGGCTGTCCGCGCTCCGATTCCGCCGTTCTCATTTATTGATAAACCCTTTGTAGTGACGCTTGATCAGCTGGCTCTCGATCGTCTTCATCGTCTCCAGCGCAACGCCGATCACGATCAGCAGCGACGTGCCTCCGATCGTAACGGATTGCGGCAGATTGCCGATCTTGCTAAAGAACACCGGCAGGATGGAAATCAACGCGAGGAAGATCGCCCCGAACAGCGTAATCCGCGTCATGACTCTCGTCATGTAGACTTCGGTCGGCTTGCCCGGGCGAATGCCAGGGATATAACCGCCGTTCTTCTTCATCTGTTCGGCCATTTGTTGCGGGTTGATCTGGACGAACGTGTAGAAGAACGTGAATCCGATAATCAACAGGACGTACAGAACCATGCCGAGCGGCGCCGTGTAGGTCAAGTGCTCGATGATCCAGTCGGCTACGCCGTTGCCCCGCCAGAACGTTGCGATCGTCGGCGGGAACATAAGCAGCGATAAAGCGAAAATGACCGGAATGACCCCGGCAGAGTTGACCTTCAGCGGGATGTGCGTCGATTGGCCGCCGTACATTTTCCGTCCGACTACACGCTTGGTGTATTGAACCGGAATTTTACGGACTCCCTGCTGGACGTAGATGACGCCTACGATCAGCACGATGATGACCAGGACGATCACAACCGCCTTTAGGATATTCAGAAACACGGCGCTGCCAGCGTCTACGAACAAGGTCTGATAAATCTGGGCCGTGCTGTTCGGAATGCCGGCCACGATCCCGGCGAAGATCAGAATCGAAATGCCGTTTCCGATGCCGTGCTCCGTAATTTGCTCGCCAAGCCACATCAGGAATGCTGTACCTGCCGTCAAGACAACCGCGATCAACGCATAAGTCGCTACGCTCGGATCGATGACGATACCGGCAAACATATTGTTGAATCCGATCGCCATCGCGACGGATTGCAGCAACCCCAGCAGGATCGTGCCGTAGCGGGTGAACTGGGCCAGCTTGCGTCGGCCCACTTCCCCCTCTTTGGCCCACTGGGCGAATTTCGGTACCACATCCATAGACAGCAGCTGCACGATGATCGATGCCGTAATGTACGGGTAGATGCTCATTGCAAAGATTGAAAAGTTGAACAAAGCGCCGCCGGAGAAGGTGTTCATTAACCCGAAGAAAGCGCCTTGTCCCTGCTGGTCAATCGCTTTGAGCACATCGCTATCGATGTTCGGAACCGGGATGAAGGCGCCAAGCCGGTAAATGATCAAGATTCCGAGCGTGAACAGAATCTTGTTACGCAGATCGCTAACCTTCGCAATGTTGGACAGCGTCCTGAACATTAGATCACCTCGGATTTGCCGCCGGCAGCTTGGATCTTCTCGACTGCGGATTGCGAGAACTTGTTCGCTTTGACGGTCAAAGCGACCGTGATCTCACCGTTGCCCAGAATTTTGATGCCGTCGAGCGCGTTCGTTACCAGACCTGCTTCTTTCAGCAGTTCCGGCGTTACTTCCGTACCCGCTGCGAATTTGTTCAGGTCGGAGACGTTAACGATCGCGTACTCGGTGCGATAACGGTTAACGAAGCCACGTTTCGGCAAACGACGGTACAGCGGGTTTTGACCGCCCTCGAAGCCCGGACGTACGCCGCCGCCCGAACGAGCGTTTTGACCTTTGTGACCTTTGCCGGCCGTTTTGCCGTTGCCGCTGCCGATACCGCGGCCGATCCGCTTGCGCACATGGCGGGATCCTTCAGCAGATGCGAGTTCATGCAGTTTCATCGTAGCACCTCCTTGTTTGTATGGCTAGCGATCGCTTCGATCGCGCAATTAGGCCTCTACTTCTTTGACCGACACGAGGTGGCTTACTTTGTTCACCATGCCGCGGATGGCCGGCGAATCTTGGTGCTCAACCGTGTGGCGGATTTTCCGCAATCCCAGCGTGCGGACGGTGACCCGTTGGTCCTCCGGCCGTCCGATCAAGCTGCGGACGAGGGTGATTTGCAATTTTTTCGCCATGATCCAACCCTCCTTAACCTAACAGCTCTTCCACGGTTTTGCCGCGAAGCTTCGCGACGTCTTCCGCACGTTTCAGGCGACTCAGGCCTTCCAGCGTTGCGTTTACCATGTTGATGGAGTTCGAAGAAC harbors:
- the rpmD gene encoding 50S ribosomal protein L30 encodes the protein MAKKLQITLVRSLIGRPEDQRVTVRTLGLRKIRHTVEHQDSPAIRGMVNKVSHLVSVKEVEA
- a CDS encoding adenylate kinase: MNILFMGPPGAGKGTQAAEIVNEFRIPHISTGDAFRLAVSQGTPMGQKAKVFMDKGELVPDEITIGIVRERLSHDDCKSGFLLDGFPRTIAQAEALDALLEQSGRRIDHVINLAVDLDLLLERIVGRRVCKSCGATYHVQFNPPAKADVCDKCGGELYQRPDDTEEKVGTRLNEYATKTAPLLEYYRNKDLLRDVNGDQPISAVTAEICSLLRGQAE
- the secY gene encoding preprotein translocase subunit SecY, encoding MFRTLSNIAKVSDLRNKILFTLGILIIYRLGAFIPVPNIDSDVLKAIDQQGQGAFFGLMNTFSGGALFNFSIFAMSIYPYITASIIVQLLSMDVVPKFAQWAKEGEVGRRKLAQFTRYGTILLGLLQSVAMAIGFNNMFAGIVIDPSVATYALIAVVLTAGTAFLMWLGEQITEHGIGNGISILIFAGIVAGIPNSTAQIYQTLFVDAGSAVFLNILKAVVIVLVIIVLIVGVIYVQQGVRKIPVQYTKRVVGRKMYGGQSTHIPLKVNSAGVIPVIFALSLLMFPPTIATFWRGNGVADWIIEHLTYTAPLGMVLYVLLIIGFTFFYTFVQINPQQMAEQMKKNGGYIPGIRPGKPTEVYMTRVMTRITLFGAIFLALISILPVFFSKIGNLPQSVTIGGTSLLIVIGVALETMKTIESQLIKRHYKGFINK
- the map gene encoding type I methionyl aminopeptidase, with protein sequence MIICKSEAELRLMREAGRIVADTHRLLKDAIQPGITTRELDAIAEKYILSQGAIPSFKGYNGFPASICASVNEELVHGIPGNRKLNEGDIISIDIGAQYQGYHGDSAWTYAVGEISDVHRKLLEVTEASLYAGLEQAKPNVRLYTISHAIQKVIESAGFSVVREYVGHGIGANLHEEPQIPNYGLPDKGPRLKPGMVLAIEPMVIVGERYVKTLEDNWTVVTQDGSWCAHFEHTIAITDDGYEILTISEPQVNARG
- the rplO gene encoding 50S ribosomal protein L15 gives rise to the protein MKLHELASAEGSRHVRKRIGRGIGSGNGKTAGKGHKGQNARSGGGVRPGFEGGQNPLYRRLPKRGFVNRYRTEYAIVNVSDLNKFAAGTEVTPELLKEAGLVTNALDGIKILGNGEITVALTVKANKFSQSAVEKIQAAGGKSEVI